The following coding sequences are from one Microbulbifer sp. TB1203 window:
- a CDS encoding OsmC domain/YcaO domain-containing protein yields MEINVNFLDNLRLEAKFDDFTVITDQPIRYKGDGSAPSPFDYFLASSALCAAYFVRVYCLSRNIPTHNIRLSQNNIVDPENRYNQVFKIQVELPEDISDKDRQGILRSIDRCTVKKVIQTGPEFQIETVENLDEDAQALLMAKPDSEHRTCIEGKDLPLEQTIANMTGILADLGMKIEIASWRNIVPHVWSLHVRDAASPMCFTNGKGATKESALCSALGEFIERLNCNFFYNDQYFGEEIANSVFVHYPDEEWFVPGPDDELPEGILDEYTLPIYNPDGELRGSNLIDTNSGRADRGICALPFVRQSDGELVYFPSNLIENLFLSNGMSAGNTLAEAQVQCLSEIFERAVKKQIIEEEIALPDVPRAVLEKYPDILEGIEALEKQGFPILVKDASLGGRFPVMCVTLMNPRTGGVFASFGAHPSFQVALERSLTELMQGRSFEGLNDVPPPTFNSLAVTEPHNFVEHFIDSTGVVSWRFFSAKADFEFVEWDFSGDHADTNETEASRLFNILKDMGREVYMAVYEDLGAPACRILVPGYSEVYPVEDLIWDNTNKALDYRQDILNLHALSDDELADLAERLEESQIDNYETITTLIGIEFDENTVWGQLTVLELKLLIHLALQQHEEALELVETFLQYNDNTVERGLFYRAVQAVLEIALDDGLELDDYIVNLRRMFGEETVDAVVGSVDGTLRFYGLTPTNMQLEGLDKHLRLIESYRKLHAARAAKAGIG; encoded by the coding sequence ATGGAAATCAACGTCAACTTCCTCGACAACCTCAGACTCGAAGCCAAGTTCGATGACTTCACTGTCATCACCGACCAGCCCATCCGCTACAAAGGCGATGGCTCGGCGCCCAGCCCGTTCGACTACTTCCTGGCTTCATCGGCGCTCTGCGCGGCCTATTTCGTTCGCGTTTACTGCCTTTCGCGCAATATTCCGACCCACAATATCCGCCTGTCGCAGAACAATATTGTCGATCCGGAGAACCGCTATAACCAGGTCTTCAAGATCCAGGTGGAGCTGCCGGAGGACATCTCCGATAAGGATCGGCAGGGCATTCTGCGCTCGATCGACCGCTGCACGGTCAAGAAGGTGATCCAGACCGGGCCGGAGTTCCAGATCGAGACGGTGGAGAACCTGGATGAGGATGCCCAGGCGCTGCTGATGGCGAAGCCGGACAGTGAGCACCGGACCTGTATCGAGGGTAAGGACCTGCCGCTGGAGCAGACCATCGCCAATATGACCGGCATCCTGGCGGATCTCGGCATGAAGATCGAGATCGCTTCCTGGCGCAATATCGTGCCCCATGTGTGGTCGCTGCATGTCCGCGATGCGGCGTCGCCCATGTGCTTTACCAACGGTAAGGGGGCCACCAAGGAGAGCGCCCTGTGTTCGGCGCTGGGCGAGTTTATCGAGCGCCTGAACTGCAATTTCTTCTACAACGACCAGTACTTCGGCGAGGAGATCGCCAACAGCGTCTTTGTCCATTACCCGGATGAGGAATGGTTTGTGCCGGGGCCGGACGACGAACTGCCGGAGGGCATTCTGGATGAATACACGCTGCCCATCTACAACCCGGACGGCGAGCTGCGGGGCTCCAACCTGATCGATACCAACTCCGGCAGGGCGGACCGCGGTATCTGCGCCTTGCCGTTTGTGCGCCAGTCGGACGGGGAACTGGTGTATTTCCCCTCCAACCTGATCGAAAACCTGTTCCTGAGTAACGGCATGAGCGCGGGCAATACGCTGGCCGAGGCGCAGGTGCAGTGCCTGTCGGAAATCTTCGAGCGGGCGGTGAAAAAGCAGATCATCGAGGAAGAGATTGCGCTGCCCGATGTGCCCCGCGCCGTGCTGGAAAAGTACCCGGATATCCTCGAGGGCATCGAGGCGCTGGAGAAGCAGGGCTTCCCGATTCTGGTAAAGGATGCCTCTCTGGGCGGCCGCTTCCCGGTGATGTGCGTGACGCTGATGAATCCGAGAACCGGCGGTGTCTTCGCGTCCTTCGGCGCCCACCCGAGCTTCCAGGTGGCGCTGGAGCGCAGCCTCACCGAACTGATGCAGGGCCGCAGCTTTGAGGGCCTGAACGATGTGCCGCCGCCCACCTTTAACAGCCTGGCGGTGACCGAGCCCCACAACTTTGTCGAGCACTTTATCGATTCGACGGGGGTGGTTTCCTGGCGCTTCTTCAGTGCCAAAGCGGATTTCGAGTTTGTCGAGTGGGATTTCTCCGGTGATCACGCGGACACCAATGAAACCGAGGCCAGCCGGCTGTTCAACATTCTTAAAGACATGGGTAGGGAAGTGTACATGGCCGTGTACGAGGACCTGGGTGCGCCGGCCTGCCGGATTCTGGTGCCGGGTTACTCCGAGGTGTACCCGGTGGAGGACCTGATCTGGGACAACACGAACAAGGCGCTGGACTATCGGCAAGACATCCTCAATCTCCACGCCCTGAGCGATGACGAACTGGCCGATCTGGCGGAGCGCCTGGAGGAGAGCCAGATCGACAACTACGAGACGATCACCACCCTGATCGGCATCGAGTTTGACGAGAACACCGTCTGGGGGCAGCTGACGGTGCTGGAGCTGAAGCTGCTGATCCACCTGGCGCTGCAGCAGCACGAGGAGGCGCTGGAGCTGGTGGAGACTTTCCTGCAGTACAACGACAACACGGTGGAACGCGGGCTCTTCTACCGGGCGGTGCAGGCAGTGCTGGAAATTGCGCTGGATGACGGGCTCGAGCTGGATGATTACATCGTCAACCTGCGGCGCATGTTCGGTGAGGAGACCGTGGATGCGGTGGTCGGCTCGGTTGATGGCACCCTGCGCTTTTATGGCCTGACTCCGACCAATATGCAGCTGGAAGGGCTGGATAAACACCTGCGCCTGATCGAGAGCTATAGAAAGCTGCATGCGGCCCGCGCCGCCAAGGCGGGAATTGGTTGA
- a CDS encoding TonB-dependent siderophore receptor, translating to MPTPPSHGKTLLSCAISAALGLTVAQQSLAQEAPSTVEEISVTAQKQAYRGDTPLESLPQQTQVIPGDMLTELGAVQLQGALDIAGGVARQNSFGGLWDSFAIRGFAGDENLPSGYLVNGFSGGRGFSGNRDASNIETIEVLKGPGSALFGRGEPGGTINIVTRKPSFERDGEGYLRATAGRYDTYRLEGDYADTLNDRVAFRINGARHEGESFRDTVESEKTVLSPSFLVALAENTSLSYEAEYLKQEAPFDRGIVAIDGDPGKVPVSNFYGEPGDGPTEIDATGHQLVLQHDLNDNWFILAGANYRASSFEGCSTDPELSAGRQLLNKDGQTLSRQRRCRDFDATDTSGRIELSGSFETGALTHHTIVGSDTYEYELESLQDRWRVDWDSGDRTYSVDVFNPVYGQVAPEGSPLANRLEKQSAWGLYFQDQIDLGKHWKVLLGLRYDDFSQDIENRLSGMKSRQSQTATSPRAGLVYEASDTLSVYASYSEGFRPNSGADFFGTAFEPEESKSYEVGTKLVALDGALSSTIALFKMEKSNILTADPAHSGFSAALGEAESQGVEIDITGDLTGTLRMLFNYAYVDAETTNDITNADWGVDIPAGSPLINIPENSANLMLMKSFTIGGKTSTFGTSVNYVDDRLGETIDPSYTLPSYTLVNLLGSYQATDKLKLTMNVDNLLDEEYYVSSYHKLWTMPGSPLTWTLGATVSL from the coding sequence ATGCCCACTCCCCCCAGCCACGGCAAGACACTGCTGTCATGCGCGATATCCGCCGCACTCGGGCTTACCGTCGCCCAACAATCACTGGCCCAGGAAGCTCCATCGACCGTCGAGGAGATCAGCGTCACCGCCCAGAAACAGGCCTATCGCGGCGACACTCCCCTGGAATCCCTCCCCCAGCAAACCCAGGTTATCCCAGGGGACATGCTGACTGAGCTGGGCGCAGTCCAACTGCAGGGCGCACTGGACATCGCCGGGGGCGTCGCCCGCCAGAACAGCTTTGGCGGTCTGTGGGACAGCTTTGCGATTCGCGGCTTTGCCGGGGATGAAAACCTCCCCTCCGGCTACCTGGTCAACGGCTTCAGCGGCGGCCGCGGCTTCAGCGGCAACAGGGATGCCTCCAATATCGAAACCATCGAAGTCCTGAAAGGCCCGGGCTCCGCCCTGTTCGGCCGCGGAGAGCCCGGCGGTACCATCAACATCGTTACCCGGAAACCCAGTTTCGAGCGCGACGGTGAGGGCTACCTGCGCGCGACCGCCGGGCGCTACGACACCTATCGCTTGGAGGGCGACTACGCCGACACCCTGAACGACCGGGTGGCATTCCGCATCAACGGCGCCCGCCATGAGGGTGAAAGTTTCCGCGACACCGTGGAATCCGAAAAGACCGTCCTGTCCCCGTCGTTCCTGGTGGCGCTCGCCGAAAACACCTCTCTCAGTTACGAAGCTGAATACCTGAAGCAGGAGGCGCCTTTCGACCGCGGCATCGTCGCCATCGACGGAGATCCCGGCAAAGTCCCGGTTTCCAACTTCTACGGCGAACCGGGGGACGGCCCGACTGAAATCGATGCCACCGGCCACCAGCTGGTCCTGCAGCACGACCTGAACGACAACTGGTTTATCCTCGCCGGCGCCAACTATCGGGCATCCTCCTTCGAGGGCTGCTCCACAGATCCGGAGCTCTCCGCCGGGCGCCAGCTGCTCAACAAAGACGGCCAGACCCTTTCGCGCCAGCGCCGCTGCCGGGATTTCGATGCCACCGATACATCCGGCCGCATCGAACTGTCCGGCTCTTTTGAAACCGGTGCGCTCACCCATCACACGATCGTGGGCAGCGACACCTACGAATATGAACTCGAATCCCTGCAGGACCGCTGGCGCGTCGACTGGGATTCCGGCGACAGGACCTACTCGGTGGATGTATTCAACCCGGTATATGGCCAGGTTGCGCCGGAAGGCTCGCCGCTGGCCAATAGGCTGGAAAAGCAGAGCGCTTGGGGCCTTTACTTCCAGGACCAGATCGACCTGGGCAAACACTGGAAAGTGCTGCTGGGCCTGCGCTATGACGACTTCAGCCAGGACATTGAAAACCGCCTGTCGGGAATGAAAAGTCGCCAGTCCCAGACGGCCACCAGTCCGCGCGCCGGCCTGGTATATGAAGCCAGCGACACCCTGTCCGTCTATGCGAGTTATTCGGAAGGCTTCCGCCCCAACAGCGGAGCGGATTTCTTCGGCACCGCCTTTGAACCGGAGGAGAGCAAATCCTACGAAGTGGGTACAAAACTGGTTGCACTCGACGGCGCCCTGAGCAGTACCATCGCGCTCTTCAAAATGGAAAAATCCAATATTCTCACCGCCGATCCCGCACACTCCGGATTTTCCGCCGCCCTCGGTGAAGCAGAGAGCCAGGGGGTTGAAATCGACATCACCGGTGACCTGACCGGCACCTTGCGGATGCTGTTCAACTACGCCTATGTCGATGCCGAAACCACCAATGACATCACCAACGCAGACTGGGGCGTGGACATCCCCGCCGGAAGCCCGCTGATCAACATCCCGGAAAACAGCGCCAACCTGATGCTGATGAAAAGCTTTACCATCGGTGGCAAAACCTCCACCTTCGGCACCAGCGTGAACTATGTGGACGACCGCCTGGGGGAAACCATTGATCCTAGCTATACCCTGCCTTCCTACACACTGGTCAACCTGCTGGGCTCCTACCAGGCCACCGACAAGCTGAAATTGACCATGAACGTCGACAACCTGCTCGACGAGGAATACTACGTGAGTTCCTATCACAAACTCTGGACCATGCCTGGCTCTCCGCTGACCTGGACGCTGGGAGCCACCGTTAGCCTCTGA
- a CDS encoding ATP-binding protein has translation MAHQVSLMMVQAGAARTISRNNPEAAGEAMAAVEAAGRHALSEMRHLLGVLRPASDNNSEKARLTPQPDLGDLPALIDKVRQVVARVDYETQGDFAAVPARLALAAYRIVQESLTNVIKHVGAEASVRVSLRAEPGQLAVCVRDDGYGSGAQPIAGQIHDITTGGHGIAGMRERVELLGGHLRAGVIDGGGFEVTAQLPTANGGS, from the coding sequence GTGGCACACCAGGTCAGCCTGATGATGGTCCAGGCCGGCGCCGCCAGAACCATCAGCCGCAACAACCCGGAGGCCGCCGGTGAGGCCATGGCTGCGGTGGAGGCTGCTGGTCGCCACGCCCTGTCAGAGATGCGGCACCTGCTCGGCGTGCTGCGCCCGGCCAGTGACAATAACAGTGAAAAGGCAAGGCTCACACCGCAGCCGGACCTGGGTGATCTGCCAGCCCTGATCGACAAGGTGCGGCAGGTGGTGGCCAGGGTGGACTATGAAACCCAGGGTGATTTCGCGGCTGTGCCCGCCAGACTCGCCCTCGCCGCCTATCGCATCGTCCAGGAGTCATTGACCAACGTCATCAAACACGTCGGCGCCGAGGCCAGCGTGCGCGTGAGCCTGCGCGCAGAGCCTGGTCAACTTGCTGTTTGTGTTCGCGACGACGGGTATGGCTCCGGTGCGCAGCCCATTGCTGGCCAAATTCACGATATCACTACGGGTGGACATGGCATCGCGGGCATGCGCGAACGGGTGGAACTGCTCGGAGGCCATCTGCGCGCCGGCGTGATCGACGGCGGTGGCTTCGAGGTGACTGCACAACTGCCCACTGCGAATGGGGGAAGCTGA
- a CDS encoding response regulator transcription factor, whose translation MIRVMVVDDQALVRRGFALVLDNEPDIEVVAEAGTGIEAIEAARAQQPDIILMDVRMPEMDGLEATARILQSAETAEAGDAACRIIILTTFDPDEYVFRALQAGASGFVLRDIPPEALVQAVRTVADGGAMLAPGITRRLISQFPQKMGTGRNLAERLQRLTTREREVLATIAAGKSNAEIAESGRGYCPAASPAADAARSNARRHRRVEHPAQQVALASAWLRAHRCPGGQSDCHGLFGLPADTRYARPSHWYLSSPGNFVCHPAGGFTGGPGLASSG comes from the coding sequence ATGATACGTGTCATGGTGGTGGACGATCAGGCGCTGGTGCGGCGCGGTTTTGCCCTGGTGCTGGATAACGAGCCCGATATTGAGGTGGTGGCCGAGGCCGGCACCGGCATCGAGGCCATAGAGGCAGCGCGCGCGCAGCAACCGGACATCATCCTGATGGATGTCCGCATGCCGGAGATGGACGGGCTGGAAGCCACAGCGCGCATCTTACAATCAGCCGAGACAGCAGAGGCCGGCGATGCAGCCTGCCGGATCATTATCCTGACCACCTTCGATCCCGACGAATACGTGTTTCGCGCCCTGCAGGCGGGCGCCAGTGGTTTTGTGCTCAGGGATATTCCACCCGAGGCGCTGGTGCAGGCGGTGCGCACGGTTGCGGATGGTGGTGCCATGCTCGCACCCGGCATCACCCGGCGCCTGATCAGCCAATTCCCGCAAAAGATGGGGACGGGACGCAACCTGGCCGAGCGCTTGCAACGCCTGACCACTCGGGAGCGCGAAGTACTGGCGACGATCGCCGCTGGCAAGAGCAATGCCGAAATCGCCGAAAGTGGGCGAGGATACTGCCCTGCAGCGTCGCCTGCTGCTGATGCTGCCCGGAGCAATGCTCGCCGGCACCGCCGTGTTGAACATCCTGCTCAGCAAGTCGCTCTGGCAAGCGCGTGGCTACGCGCTCACCGCTGCCCTGGTGGGCAATCTGATTGCCATGGTCTATTTGGTCTACCTGCTGATACGAGATATGCCAGGCCATCCCATTGGTACCTTTCTAGCCCTGGAAACTTCGTATGTCATCCTGCTGGTGGGTTTACGGGCGGGCCTGGTTTGGCCAGCAGTGGCTGA
- a CDS encoding UPF0175 family protein: MKLDVDDEVAECLGLDEKELLEVLAIALYKLEKINGVQGGKITGTSEIEFHGILGKYGQFINYDESELETDLKNL, from the coding sequence ATGAAATTGGACGTGGATGATGAAGTTGCCGAGTGTTTAGGTCTTGACGAGAAAGAGTTGCTAGAGGTCTTGGCGATAGCTCTATACAAGCTGGAAAAAATCAACGGTGTTCAGGGAGGAAAAATTACTGGTACCTCAGAAATTGAGTTCCACGGTATCTTGGGTAAGTACGGTCAGTTCATCAACTACGATGAGAGCGAATTGGAAACGGACTTGAAGAATTTATAG
- a CDS encoding M14 family metallocarboxypeptidase, which produces MNTPPASYPIGTPGTPWGDAERAEWLSRQTRQRSYEADVLSVIERLRPRFDVEEYGRLDYGPDSYPLLAIRSRDWRDDLPVVLVTGGVHGYETSGVHGALQFVEEHGLDYAGRVNLLVAPCVSPWAYERIHRWNPHAVDPNRSFREGSPAEESAALMRLVAPVRDRALLHIDLHETTDTDETEFRPALAARDGKPFEPGGIPDGFYLVDDSENPQPGFQQAVIAAVEQVTHIAPADGNGEIIGSPVVAPGVIEYPLKELALCASITNAPYKTTTEVYPDSPRATPEQCNTAQTVAVCAAIDYALAHR; this is translated from the coding sequence ATGAACACGCCCCCCGCATCCTATCCAATCGGCACCCCCGGCACTCCCTGGGGCGACGCGGAGCGCGCCGAGTGGTTGTCGCGACAGACCCGTCAACGCAGCTACGAGGCGGATGTATTGAGCGTGATCGAGCGCCTTCGTCCGCGCTTCGACGTGGAAGAGTACGGCCGTCTGGACTATGGCCCCGACAGCTATCCGCTGTTGGCGATCCGCAGCCGCGACTGGCGCGACGACCTGCCCGTTGTGCTGGTGACGGGCGGCGTGCACGGCTATGAAACCAGCGGTGTACACGGTGCGCTGCAATTCGTCGAAGAGCATGGGTTGGATTACGCGGGCCGCGTCAATCTGCTGGTCGCGCCCTGTGTCAGCCCCTGGGCCTACGAGCGCATCCATCGCTGGAACCCGCACGCGGTCGATCCGAACCGCTCGTTCCGCGAGGGTAGTCCGGCTGAAGAGTCGGCGGCGCTGATGCGACTGGTGGCGCCCGTCCGCGATCGTGCGCTGTTGCATATCGACCTGCACGAGACCACCGATACCGACGAAACCGAGTTTCGCCCCGCGCTGGCCGCCCGCGACGGCAAGCCGTTCGAGCCGGGCGGGATTCCCGACGGCTTCTATCTGGTCGACGACAGCGAGAACCCGCAGCCCGGGTTCCAGCAGGCGGTGATTGCGGCGGTGGAGCAGGTCACCCATATCGCCCCGGCCGATGGCAACGGCGAGATCATCGGCTCGCCGGTGGTCGCGCCGGGTGTCATTGAATACCCGCTCAAGGAGCTCGCTCTTTGCGCGAGCATCACCAACGCCCCTTACAAAACCACCACCGAGGTCTACCCCGATAGCCCCCGCGCGACTCCCGAGCAATGCAATACCGCGCAGACTGTCGCGGTGTGTGCGGCGATCGACTACGCGTTGGCGCACCGGTAA
- a CDS encoding transposase — protein sequence MPLIKTLQVRVRDKHTKLLRQMARDVNLVWNYYNELSAKHLNRTGQWLSAYDLQKYSKGSSRYLSIDSTAVQAIAEEFATRRRQFCKAKLQWRRSGGVRRSLGWVPFKAGAARWVSGQVRYAGLYFKVWDSYGLSQYRFRAGSFSEDARGRWYFNVAVEVQPQPDHGKVAIGIDLGLKDIATTSDPALKLEAGRWYRDQQQKLGIAQRARKKHRMRAIHARIRNRRKNDLHQFSRKLVDRSAAIFVGNVSSKQLVKTSMAKSVLDAGWGQLKTMLDYKCAHAGIVFEEVDESYTTQRCSCCGVIPRSSPKGRAALGIREWTCCECGASHNRDLNAARNILALGHERLAGGIPFL from the coding sequence ATGCCGCTCATTAAAACCCTCCAGGTGCGCGTGCGCGATAAACACACCAAGCTCCTGCGCCAGATGGCCCGGGACGTCAACCTGGTGTGGAACTACTACAACGAGCTTTCCGCCAAGCATTTGAACCGTACCGGCCAATGGCTGTCTGCCTACGACCTGCAGAAGTACAGCAAGGGCAGCTCCCGCTATCTCTCCATCGATTCCACCGCCGTCCAGGCCATCGCCGAGGAATTCGCCACCCGGCGCCGGCAGTTCTGCAAGGCTAAGCTGCAGTGGCGCCGCTCAGGAGGTGTGCGCCGCTCCCTAGGCTGGGTCCCCTTCAAGGCCGGTGCCGCCCGCTGGGTATCCGGCCAGGTGCGCTATGCCGGCCTGTACTTCAAGGTCTGGGACAGCTATGGCCTCAGCCAATACCGGTTCCGGGCTGGCAGTTTTTCGGAGGACGCCCGTGGGCGCTGGTATTTCAATGTGGCGGTGGAGGTTCAGCCGCAGCCTGACCACGGCAAGGTCGCTATCGGCATCGACCTGGGTCTCAAGGACATCGCCACCACCAGTGACCCGGCCCTGAAATTGGAAGCCGGCCGCTGGTACCGGGACCAGCAGCAAAAACTGGGCATCGCCCAGCGCGCCCGCAAGAAACACCGCATGAGGGCCATCCACGCCAGGATCAGGAACCGGCGCAAGAACGACCTGCACCAGTTCAGTCGCAAGCTGGTGGACCGTAGTGCCGCCATCTTCGTCGGCAATGTCAGCTCTAAACAACTCGTCAAAACCTCCATGGCCAAATCCGTGCTCGATGCCGGCTGGGGCCAATTGAAAACGATGCTGGACTACAAATGCGCACACGCAGGCATCGTGTTCGAAGAGGTCGACGAGTCCTACACCACCCAGCGCTGCTCGTGCTGCGGGGTTATTCCCCGCAGCAGTCCGAAAGGTAGGGCAGCGCTCGGAATAAGGGAATGGACCTGCTGCGAGTGTGGTGCCTCGCACAACCGCGATCTCAACGCGGCCAGGAACATTCTCGCGCTCGGGCATGAGCGTCTCGCCGGAGGAATCCCCTTCCTTTAG
- a CDS encoding DNA polymerase II, translating to MPQGFLLSRHSFDQRGSTCIHYWLATPEGPVKLVIEGERPVFMVKVADRTQVTEALAGVPYDWQQLGFQTFGREEAAMLYFPTIDAHRRAQTLVQNRGIDVLEGDFRLHDRYLMERFARGGLYFEGLAQAKDGYTEYRQVRLKGAEVQPDFKVVSLDVECSGQGELYSIGLYGDGVEEVLMVGLAEGQPQSAGTAIHWVDDERALLKALEVRFKRLDPDIIIGWSVVDFDFRLLLKRAGCHGLRLKLGRGGADARWRDGREGSQGFVTLPGRVVLDGIDGLKSATYNFESFSLEFVAQTLLGRGKDTEDVDNRLAVIEHDFRHNKPKLAAYNLEDCRLVWDIFQHTRLLDYLRLRAQLTGLELDRSGGSVAAFTNLYLPRLHRSSYVAPNLPADGGLASPGGYVMDSRPGLYDNVLVLDFKSLYPSIIRTFKIDPMGLVEGLADDDAIPGFRGARFSRDKHFLPDIITNLWAQRDIAKREQDAARSQAIKIIMNSFYGVLGSGGCRFYDTRLASSITLRGHEIMQQTARWIEELGHRVIYGDTDSIFVWLSDRPSLEEADAIGKGLASEINGRWRHKLKEELALECELELEFETHYRRFLMPTIRGSEAGSKKRYAGLVVKGSEEKGSEEKLVFKGLETVRSDWTALAKQFQTQLYAMVFQGEDPSDYIRTMVEKTRTGDMDEQLVYRKRLRRKLEQYVKNVPPQVRAARLADELRRQQGLAPRYQNKGWIRYVITLNGPEPVDHRQSPMDYQHYIDRQLKPVADAILPFIELDFDSLVDGQLGLFGVTD from the coding sequence TTGCCTCAAGGATTCCTCCTCAGCCGCCACAGCTTTGATCAGCGCGGCAGCACCTGCATCCACTACTGGCTGGCCACGCCCGAGGGCCCGGTCAAGCTGGTCATTGAAGGGGAGCGCCCTGTCTTTATGGTGAAGGTGGCGGACCGGACCCAGGTGACCGAGGCTCTGGCCGGCGTGCCCTACGATTGGCAGCAGCTGGGCTTCCAGACCTTTGGCCGCGAGGAAGCGGCCATGCTGTATTTTCCCACTATCGACGCCCACCGCCGGGCCCAGACCCTGGTGCAAAATCGCGGCATCGACGTGCTGGAAGGGGATTTTCGTCTCCACGACCGTTACCTGATGGAGCGCTTTGCCCGGGGTGGCCTCTACTTTGAAGGTTTGGCCCAGGCCAAAGACGGCTATACGGAATATCGCCAGGTGCGCCTCAAGGGCGCCGAGGTGCAGCCGGATTTCAAGGTGGTTTCCCTGGACGTGGAGTGCTCCGGCCAGGGCGAGCTGTATTCCATCGGTCTCTACGGCGATGGCGTGGAGGAGGTGCTAATGGTGGGCTTGGCGGAGGGCCAGCCGCAGAGCGCCGGCACCGCGATCCACTGGGTGGATGACGAGCGGGCCCTGCTTAAAGCGCTGGAGGTCAGGTTCAAACGACTGGACCCGGACATCATCATCGGCTGGTCGGTGGTGGACTTTGATTTTCGGCTGCTGTTGAAAAGGGCTGGGTGCCACGGCCTGCGCCTGAAGCTGGGGCGTGGTGGCGCTGATGCCCGCTGGCGGGATGGCCGGGAAGGCAGCCAGGGCTTCGTGACGTTGCCGGGCCGGGTGGTACTGGACGGCATCGACGGACTAAAGAGCGCCACCTACAACTTCGAAAGTTTCAGCCTGGAATTCGTGGCACAAACCCTGCTGGGCAGAGGCAAAGACACCGAAGACGTGGACAACCGCCTGGCCGTGATTGAACACGACTTTCGCCATAACAAACCCAAGCTGGCCGCTTACAACCTGGAAGACTGCCGCCTGGTCTGGGACATTTTCCAGCACACCAGATTGCTGGATTACCTGCGCCTGCGGGCCCAGCTCACCGGCCTCGAGCTGGATCGCAGTGGCGGCTCCGTGGCGGCCTTCACCAACCTCTACCTGCCCAGGCTACACCGCAGCAGCTATGTGGCTCCCAACCTGCCGGCCGACGGTGGCCTGGCCAGTCCGGGCGGCTATGTGATGGATTCCCGGCCGGGCCTTTACGACAACGTGCTGGTACTGGATTTCAAGAGCCTTTACCCCAGTATTATCCGCACCTTCAAGATCGACCCCATGGGACTGGTCGAGGGCCTGGCGGATGACGATGCCATCCCCGGTTTTCGCGGCGCGCGCTTTTCCCGTGACAAGCACTTCCTGCCGGACATCATTACCAATCTCTGGGCCCAGCGGGACATCGCCAAGCGGGAGCAGGATGCCGCCCGCTCCCAGGCCATCAAGATCATCATGAACTCCTTCTACGGGGTGCTGGGTTCAGGGGGCTGCCGTTTCTACGATACGCGCCTGGCCAGCTCCATTACCCTGCGCGGTCACGAGATCATGCAGCAGACTGCCCGCTGGATAGAGGAACTGGGCCATCGGGTAATCTACGGCGATACCGATTCCATCTTTGTCTGGCTGAGCGACCGACCCAGCCTCGAAGAGGCGGATGCGATCGGGAAGGGTCTGGCCAGCGAGATCAACGGGCGCTGGCGGCACAAGCTCAAAGAAGAGCTGGCGTTGGAGTGCGAGTTGGAGCTGGAATTTGAAACCCACTACCGACGCTTTTTGATGCCCACCATTCGCGGCTCGGAGGCCGGTTCCAAGAAACGCTATGCGGGCCTGGTGGTGAAAGGGAGCGAGGAAAAAGGGAGCGAGGAAAAGTTGGTATTCAAGGGCCTGGAAACAGTGCGCAGCGACTGGACCGCCCTGGCCAAGCAGTTCCAGACCCAACTCTACGCCATGGTGTTTCAGGGGGAAGATCCGTCCGACTATATCCGCACGATGGTGGAGAAAACCCGGACCGGGGACATGGACGAGCAGCTGGTCTATCGAAAGCGGCTCAGGCGCAAGCTGGAGCAATACGTAAAAAACGTGCCCCCCCAAGTACGCGCGGCGCGACTGGCCGATGAACTCCGCCGCCAGCAGGGGCTGGCGCCACGCTACCAGAACAAGGGCTGGATTCGTTACGTGATCACCCTCAATGGCCCGGAGCCAGTGGATCACCGTCAGTCGCCGATGGATTACCAGCACTATATCGACAGGCAGCTCAAGCCGGTGGCCGATGCCATATTGCCCTTCATAGAACTGGATTTCGACAGTCTGGTGGATGGCCAGCTGGGCCTGTTCGGAGTGACCGATTGA